From Antedon mediterranea chromosome 9, ecAntMedi1.1, whole genome shotgun sequence, a single genomic window includes:
- the LOC140058402 gene encoding creatine kinase, flagellar-like isoform X1, whose product MGCGASKTAATSKTSPASAKESEKCAPACNGNATPVKDKPEEKKIAKVEPTERKPKEQTECPKTPCSAPCTNCNFTNYPDLSQHNNHLGKCLTPDIFDKLVNLKTPSGFTLDGCMQTGVDNPGHPFIYTVGLVAGDEESYDTFKDLFDPVISRRHNGYQKDAIHCTDLNPNNLVGGDDLDPAYVLSCRVRTGRTIRGYALPPHCNRAERRDVEKIVIEALATLDGPLKGKYFPLNGMTDQEQQALIDDHFLFDKPVSPLLTSARMARDWPDARGIWHNEDKNFLVWINEEDHTRVISMESSGNMRAVFTRFCNGLNKVEEAMKKNGYEFSWNEHLGYVLTCPSNLGTGVRAGVHVKLPKLSKNSKFDSILNTMKLQKRGTGGVDTASTDGTFDISNSDRLGSSEVQQVQAVIDGVKTLVAMEKALEKGESISSLMPGHDAKALKDFPDLSKHNNHMAHCLTPEIWIKLKDKKTAAGYTLADCINTGVMNPGHPHIMTVGMVAGDEESYDLFADLFDPVIAARHSGYSKDAKHKTDLNPDNLRGGEQLDEKYVLSCRVRTGRSIRGYTLPTHCNCEERKAVETILADALAKLDGDYKGSYYPLEGMSDETQQKLIDDHFLFDKPVSPLLTAAKMDRDWPQARGIWHNEDKNFLVWVNEEDHSRMISMERSGNMKRVFKRFCEGLGKVEENIKKAGHSFMWNEHLGFVLTCPSNLGTGLRAGVHVKVPLLSKDERFDKILKAMRLQKRGTGGVDTASTDGTFDISNSDRLGSSEVEQVQMLIDGVELLIKMEKALEGRKSIDDLLPESIKPRPPVKLMNDNYPDLSQHNNYMSKVLTREMYDKLWKLKTKSGFTLDDCMQTGVDNPGHPFIMTVGLVAGDEECYSLFADMFEPVISLRHGGYGRDAKHTTDLNPDHLVGGDDLDPDFVLSCRVRTGRSIRGLGLPPHCTRSERAEVEKILVDALGGLPKPFKGKYYPLSGMTEAEQQLLIDDHFLFDKPVSPLLTSANMARDWPQARGIWHNTEKNFLVWINEEDHSRVISMEKGGNMKRVFTRFCNGLNKVENSIKKKGYTFMWNEHLGYVLTCPSNLGTGMRAGVHVKLPLLSKQEKFNDILTKLRLQKRGTGGVDTASTDGTFDISNNDRLGTSEVQQMQMVVDGVKKLVELEKALMKNESIDSLLP is encoded by the exons ATGGGTTGCGGAGCGTCAAAAACAG ctgCTACATCAAAGACCTC CCCGGCTAGTGCTAAAGAGTCGGAAAAATGTGCCCCTGCTTGTAACGGCAATGCAACACCTGTGAAAGATAAACCGGAAGAAAAGAAAATTGCAAAAGTTGAGCCGACAGAAAGAAAGCCTAAAGAGCAGACTGAATGCCCAAAGACTCCATGTTCTGCACCTTGCACTAATTG CAATTTTACCAACTATCCGGATTTGAGTCAGCACAATAACCATCTTGGAAAATGCCTCACACCAGACATTTTTGATAAGCTTGTGAATTTGAAGACACCTTCAGGTTTTACATTAGATGGATGTATGCAGACTGGTGTTGACAACCCTGGACATCCTTTCATCTATACCGTTGGTCTGGTTGCAGGAGATGAAGAATCATACGACACATTTAAGGATCTCTTTGACCCAGTGATCAGTCGTCGACACAATGGTTATCAGAAAGATGCCATTCATTGCACAGACCTCAACCCAAACAACCTAGTTGGAGGTGATGATTTGGACCCTGCATATGTCTTGTCTTGCCGTGTTCGGACTGGGAGAACTATTCGTGGATATGCTCTACCGCCACACTGTAACAGAGCTGAGCGTCGTGATGTTGAAAAGATTGTCATCGAAGCCCTTGCAACACTCGATGGTCCACTAAAAGGCAAGTACTTTCCACTGAACGGAATGACTGACCAGGAGCAACAGGCACTCATTGATGATCACTTCCTATTTGATAAACCAGTCTCTCCACTGCTGACATCTGCACGTATGGCAAGAGATTGGCCAGACGCAAGAGGTATCTGGCACAATGAAGACAAGAACTTCCTTGTCTGGATCAACGAAGAGGACCACACACGTGTGATTTCAATGGAAAGTAGCGGCAATATGCGAGCAGTTTTTACTCGTTTCTGCAATGGACTTAATAAGGTTGAAGAGGCTATGAAAAAGAACGGATATGAGTTTAGCTGGAATGAACATCTCGGTTATGTCCTAACTTGCCCATCAAATCTTGGCACTGGTGTTCGGGCTGGAGTTCATGTAAAACTACCAAAACTGAGTAAAAACAGCAAATTTGATAGCATATTAAACACAATGAAGTTGCAGAAGAGAGGCACTGGGGGTGTTGACACAGCATCAACTGATGGTACCTTCGACATCTCTAATTCTGATCGCCTTGGATCATCCGAAGTGCAGCAGGTTCAAGCTGTAATTGATGGTGTTAAGACACTGGTGGCAATGGAGAAAGCATTGGAAAAGGGAGAAAGTATCAGTTCGCTGATGCCAGGGCATGATGCTAAAGCTCTTAAAGACTTCCCAGACCTATCAAAACATAACAATCACATGGCACACTGCCTGACACCAGAGATTTGGATCAAGTTGAAAGACAAAAAGACAGCTGCTGGATACACTCTTGCTGATTGTATTAATACTGGTGTAATGAATCCTGGTCATCCACACATCATGACAGTTGGAATGGTTGCTGGTGATGAAGAATCCTACGATCTGTTTGCTGACCTGTTTGACCCTGTTATTGCTGCACGTCACAGTGGATACAGCAAAGATGCAAAGCACAAGACCGATCTGAATCCTGATAACTTGCGAGGTGGTGAACAGCTGGATGAAAAGTATGTATTGTCTTGTCGCGTTCGTACCGGACGAAGCATTCGTGGTTACACCCTGCCAACGCATTGTAATTGCGAAGAACGCAAGGCTGTGGAAACCATTCTTGCTGATGCTCTTGCCAAACTAGATGGTGATTACAAAGGATCTTACTATCCTCTTGAGGGCATGTCTGATGAGACACAACAGAAGCTGATTGATGATCATTTCCTTTTTGACAAACCTGTGTCCCCTTTGCTGACAGCTGCTAAAATGGATCGTGACTGGCCACAGGCTCGTGGAATTTGGCACAATGAGGATAAGAATTTCCTGGTGTGGGTGAACGAGGAAGATCACTCGCGTATGATTTCTATGGAAAGAAGCGGGAACATGAAACGTGTGTTCAAGAGGTTTTGCGAAGGCTTAGGTAAAGTTGAAGAGAACATCAAGAAGGCTGGTCATTCTTTTATGTGGAATGAACATCTCGGATTTGTACTTACCTGTCCCTCAAATCTTGGTACTGGGCTTCGTGCTGGTGTGCATGTCAAGGTTCCCCTGCTAAGTAAGGATGAGCGATTTGATAAGATCTTGAAAGCTATGCGTTTACAGAAAAGAGGAACTGGTGGAGTGGACACAGCTTCTACTGACGGAACATTTGATATATCAAACTCTGACAGATTGGGCTCATCAGAAGTTGAGCAAGTTCAGATGTTAATAGATGGAGTTGAGCTGTTGATCAAAATGGAGAAGGCGCTGGAAGGTAGGAAATCCATTGATGATTTGTTACCAGAGAGCATCAAACCAAGACCACCGGTCAAGTTGATGAATGACAACTACCCAGATCTGTCACAGCACAATAACTACATGTCAAAGGTTCTGACACGAGAAATGTATGATAAACTTTGGAAACTGAAGACAAAATCTGGATTTACATTAGACGATTGCATGCAGACTGGTGTGGACAACCCAGGACATCCTTTCATTATGACAGTGGGTTTGGTTGCTGGTGATGAGGAGTGCTACAGCCTGTTTGCCGATATGTTTGAACCGGTAATAAGCCTACGACATGGTGGCTATGGACGAGATGCTAAACATACCACAGATCTCAATCCTGATCACCTGGTTGGGGGCGACGATTTAGATCCAGATTTTGTGTTGTCATGCCGTGTACGAACTGGTCGTAGCATTAGAGGGTTAGGTCTGCCACCACACTGTACTCGTTCTGAAAGAGCAGAAGTTGAGAAGATCTTAGTGGATGCTCTTGGTGGACTTCCAAAGCCATTCAAGGGTAAATATTATCCTCTTTCTGGGATGACAGAAGCCGAACAACAACTGCTTATTGATGATCATTTCCTCTTTGATAAACCAGTCTCACCACTTCTGACATCTGCAAACATGGCACGTGATTGGCCACAGGCACGTGGAATCTGGCACAACACCGAAAAGAACTTCCTTGTTTGGATCAACGAAGAGGACCATTCTAGAGTAATCTCTATGGAGAAAGGTGGAAACATGAAGAGAGTCTTTACGAGGTTTTGCAATGGTCTGAACAAAGTTGAGAACAGTATCAAAAAGAAGGGTTACACATTCATGTGGAACGAACACCTTGGCTACGTTTTGACCTGTCCGTCTAATCTTGGAACGGGAATGAGAGCTGGCGTGCACGTGAAACTACCACTGCTTAGCAAACAAGAAAAGTTTAATGACATTCTTACTAAATTACGATTACAAAAGAGAGGAACAGGAGGCGTTGACACAGCATCAACAGATGGAACTTTTgatatttcaaataatgatCGTTTGGGAACTTCTGAGGTTCAGCAGATGCAAATGGTAGTGGACGGAGTAAAGAAATTGGTTGAACTAGAGAAGGCACTTATGAAGAATGAAAGCATTGATAGCCTTTTGCCATAA
- the LOC140058403 gene encoding acylamino-acid-releasing enzyme-like, with protein sequence MSVDRAVALYQEASRIPAIVSGSISCHSKSAQEKKSYTVTSCWSQRDLQRMESIKSLRQHQIITDAEGIATSCIGFPTESKGELLRRVSPSGKLTAVVRKLTNKNGEEKQYIDVWNSQQKILAVDVAAVEKTGKIYEDEQFGCLEWSASEKKLMFVAEKKQPKSSSYFGIKSSKDDEENDNDGKGNEYVYLEDWGEQLVSKHLPTLCVLDIESGAINVVEGVPDDISPGQALWAPNDRDIVFIGWANDPYRLGLRFCPIRSSKLYHLKVQEKTVETLSDGNQAVSNPRFNIDMSKLIYLRNCEGGPHMQCSQLFMYDWNTKETKTVVKIQDRPKKSEFPGLYLTTLPRRCWASDNKRIYTHSIWRSCREIVEINIETEVVRKVTSFGSSKIGTEWSKYSAWTVLDVSDDLILAACAAPNLPQRLVIGKLFPGGDIKWNYLDEEHLTLSDFKFEIKNYTPKEKDSFDFEAILLTPENDTSERKLPLIALPHGGPHSTLVADYMLYPSTFCRLGFAVLLINYRGSLGFGNDFILSLPGNVGCNDVKDCKQAIDQTIQDGIADGDNVVLQGGSHGGFLVCHLIGQYPNDFKACVARNPVTNMASKLGATDIPDWGYTESGLSFSHSRLPSSEVYAAMFEKSPLFHVDKVKTPTMIMIGNADKRVPPQQGYEYAKALKAREVEVRVLTYPDDNHSLAKTNYEADAFINMFKWFVDHL encoded by the exons ATGTCTGTTGACAGAGCAGTTGCCTTATACCAGGAAGCATCAAGGATCCCTGCCATCGTATCTGGCAGTATCTCCTGTCACAGCAAGTCTGCACAAGAGAAAAAGTCTTACACTGTGACATCATGCTGGAGTCAACGTGATCTTCAGCGAATGGAGAGTATTAAAAGCTTGAGGCAACACCAGATCATCACGGATGCCGAGGGTATAGCAACTAGCTGCATTGGTTTTCCAACCGAGAGTAAAGGAGA ATTACTGAGAAGAGTTTCTCCATCTGGTAAACTAACTGCTGTGGTTAGAAAGCTCACTAACAAGAACGGAGAAGAAAAACAGTATATAGAT GTGTGGAATAGTCAACAGAAGATATTAGCAGTTGATGTCGCAGCTGTGGAGAAAACTGGAAAGATCTATGAGGACG aacaATTTGGCTGTTTGGAATGGTCAGCATCAGAAAAGAAATTGATGTTTGTTGCTGAAAAGAAACAACCAAAGTCATCATCTTACTTTGGTATCAAAAGTAGCAAAGATGATGAAGAAAATGATAATGATGGGAAG gGGAACGAGTACGTTTATCTTGAAGACTGGGGAGAACAGCTAGTATCCAAACACTTGCCAACACTGTGTGTGCTCGATATCGAGAGCGGTGCTATCAATGTTGTTGAGGGCGTGCCGGACGACATCTCACCTGGCCAG gcTTTGTGGGCTCCAAATGACAGAGATATTGTATTTATTGGATGGGCTAATGACCCATACAGACTTGGACTTCGGTTTTGTCCAATAAGAAG TTCCAAGCTTTATCATCTGAAGGTGCAAGAAAAAACAGTTG AAACTTTGTCTGACGGTAATCAAGCTGTTTCTAACCCTAGATTCAACATCGACATGAGCAAACTAATCTACCTCAGGAACTGTGAAGGTGGGCCTCATATGCAGTGCTCACAACTTTTTATG TATGATTGGAACACAAAAGAGACAAAAACTGTTGTGAAAATACAAGACAGACCAAAGAAATCAG AGTTTCCTGGCTTATACCTCACTACTCTTCCAAGAAGATGTTGGGCATCTGATAACAAGAGAATATACACTCACAGCATTTGGAGAAGTTGCAGG GAAATAGTTGAGATAAATATAGAAACTGAAGTAGTCAGAAAAGTGACCAGTTTTGGTAGCAGTAAGATTGGTACAGAATGGTCAAAGTATAGTGCCTGGACAGTGCTAGATGTTTCAGATGACCTTATACTTGCTGCATGTGCCGCACCTAATCTACCACAACGATTG GTTATAGGAAAGCTTTTCCCAGGAGGTGATATCAAATGGAACTATCTAGATGAAGAACATTTAACACTTTCGGATTTCAAATTTGAAATTAAGAATTATACTCCTAAAGAAAAAG aTAGCTTTGACTTTGAGGCAATTTTATTGACTCCCGAGAATGACACTTCGGAGCGTAAACTGCCATTGATTGCACTCCCTCACG GTGGTCCACACTCGACTCTTGTAGCAGACTACATGCTGTATCCATCTACCTTTTGTCGCCTTGGGTTTGCAGTTTTATTAA TAAATTATAGAGGGTCACTTGGATTTGGGAATGATTTTATCCTGTCACTACCTGGAAATGTTGGATGCAATGATGTCAAAGACTGCAAG caaGCCATTGATCAAACTATACAAGATGGCATTGCTGATGGGGACAATGTGGTGTTACAGGGAGGTTCACATGGGGGCTTTCTGGTCTGTCATCTCATTGGACAATACCCA AATGACTTCAAAGCTTGTGTAGCCAGAAACCCTGTGACAAACATGGCAT CAAAGCTGGGAGCTACAGATATACCAGATTG GGGCTATACTGAAAGTGGACTTTCCTTCTCTCATTCCCGATTGCCATCATCTGAAGTCTATGCTGCTATGTTTGAAAAATCACCATTATTCCATGTTGATaag GTGAAGACACCAACAATGATCATGATTGGTAATGCTGACAAAAGGGTTCCTCCTCAACAAGGTTATGAATATGCTAAAGCCCTAAAGGCAAGAGAGGTTGAAGTAAG AGTGCTAACATATCCAGATGACAACCATTCTCTTGCTAAGACCAATTATGAGGCAGATGCATTCATTAACATGTTTAAGTGGTTTGTGGATCACTTGTAA
- the LOC140058402 gene encoding creatine kinase, flagellar-like isoform X2 → MGCGASKTAATSKTSNFTNYPDLSQHNNHLGKCLTPDIFDKLVNLKTPSGFTLDGCMQTGVDNPGHPFIYTVGLVAGDEESYDTFKDLFDPVISRRHNGYQKDAIHCTDLNPNNLVGGDDLDPAYVLSCRVRTGRTIRGYALPPHCNRAERRDVEKIVIEALATLDGPLKGKYFPLNGMTDQEQQALIDDHFLFDKPVSPLLTSARMARDWPDARGIWHNEDKNFLVWINEEDHTRVISMESSGNMRAVFTRFCNGLNKVEEAMKKNGYEFSWNEHLGYVLTCPSNLGTGVRAGVHVKLPKLSKNSKFDSILNTMKLQKRGTGGVDTASTDGTFDISNSDRLGSSEVQQVQAVIDGVKTLVAMEKALEKGESISSLMPGHDAKALKDFPDLSKHNNHMAHCLTPEIWIKLKDKKTAAGYTLADCINTGVMNPGHPHIMTVGMVAGDEESYDLFADLFDPVIAARHSGYSKDAKHKTDLNPDNLRGGEQLDEKYVLSCRVRTGRSIRGYTLPTHCNCEERKAVETILADALAKLDGDYKGSYYPLEGMSDETQQKLIDDHFLFDKPVSPLLTAAKMDRDWPQARGIWHNEDKNFLVWVNEEDHSRMISMERSGNMKRVFKRFCEGLGKVEENIKKAGHSFMWNEHLGFVLTCPSNLGTGLRAGVHVKVPLLSKDERFDKILKAMRLQKRGTGGVDTASTDGTFDISNSDRLGSSEVEQVQMLIDGVELLIKMEKALEGRKSIDDLLPESIKPRPPVKLMNDNYPDLSQHNNYMSKVLTREMYDKLWKLKTKSGFTLDDCMQTGVDNPGHPFIMTVGLVAGDEECYSLFADMFEPVISLRHGGYGRDAKHTTDLNPDHLVGGDDLDPDFVLSCRVRTGRSIRGLGLPPHCTRSERAEVEKILVDALGGLPKPFKGKYYPLSGMTEAEQQLLIDDHFLFDKPVSPLLTSANMARDWPQARGIWHNTEKNFLVWINEEDHSRVISMEKGGNMKRVFTRFCNGLNKVENSIKKKGYTFMWNEHLGYVLTCPSNLGTGMRAGVHVKLPLLSKQEKFNDILTKLRLQKRGTGGVDTASTDGTFDISNNDRLGTSEVQQMQMVVDGVKKLVELEKALMKNESIDSLLP, encoded by the exons ATGGGTTGCGGAGCGTCAAAAACAG ctgCTACATCAAAGACCTC CAATTTTACCAACTATCCGGATTTGAGTCAGCACAATAACCATCTTGGAAAATGCCTCACACCAGACATTTTTGATAAGCTTGTGAATTTGAAGACACCTTCAGGTTTTACATTAGATGGATGTATGCAGACTGGTGTTGACAACCCTGGACATCCTTTCATCTATACCGTTGGTCTGGTTGCAGGAGATGAAGAATCATACGACACATTTAAGGATCTCTTTGACCCAGTGATCAGTCGTCGACACAATGGTTATCAGAAAGATGCCATTCATTGCACAGACCTCAACCCAAACAACCTAGTTGGAGGTGATGATTTGGACCCTGCATATGTCTTGTCTTGCCGTGTTCGGACTGGGAGAACTATTCGTGGATATGCTCTACCGCCACACTGTAACAGAGCTGAGCGTCGTGATGTTGAAAAGATTGTCATCGAAGCCCTTGCAACACTCGATGGTCCACTAAAAGGCAAGTACTTTCCACTGAACGGAATGACTGACCAGGAGCAACAGGCACTCATTGATGATCACTTCCTATTTGATAAACCAGTCTCTCCACTGCTGACATCTGCACGTATGGCAAGAGATTGGCCAGACGCAAGAGGTATCTGGCACAATGAAGACAAGAACTTCCTTGTCTGGATCAACGAAGAGGACCACACACGTGTGATTTCAATGGAAAGTAGCGGCAATATGCGAGCAGTTTTTACTCGTTTCTGCAATGGACTTAATAAGGTTGAAGAGGCTATGAAAAAGAACGGATATGAGTTTAGCTGGAATGAACATCTCGGTTATGTCCTAACTTGCCCATCAAATCTTGGCACTGGTGTTCGGGCTGGAGTTCATGTAAAACTACCAAAACTGAGTAAAAACAGCAAATTTGATAGCATATTAAACACAATGAAGTTGCAGAAGAGAGGCACTGGGGGTGTTGACACAGCATCAACTGATGGTACCTTCGACATCTCTAATTCTGATCGCCTTGGATCATCCGAAGTGCAGCAGGTTCAAGCTGTAATTGATGGTGTTAAGACACTGGTGGCAATGGAGAAAGCATTGGAAAAGGGAGAAAGTATCAGTTCGCTGATGCCAGGGCATGATGCTAAAGCTCTTAAAGACTTCCCAGACCTATCAAAACATAACAATCACATGGCACACTGCCTGACACCAGAGATTTGGATCAAGTTGAAAGACAAAAAGACAGCTGCTGGATACACTCTTGCTGATTGTATTAATACTGGTGTAATGAATCCTGGTCATCCACACATCATGACAGTTGGAATGGTTGCTGGTGATGAAGAATCCTACGATCTGTTTGCTGACCTGTTTGACCCTGTTATTGCTGCACGTCACAGTGGATACAGCAAAGATGCAAAGCACAAGACCGATCTGAATCCTGATAACTTGCGAGGTGGTGAACAGCTGGATGAAAAGTATGTATTGTCTTGTCGCGTTCGTACCGGACGAAGCATTCGTGGTTACACCCTGCCAACGCATTGTAATTGCGAAGAACGCAAGGCTGTGGAAACCATTCTTGCTGATGCTCTTGCCAAACTAGATGGTGATTACAAAGGATCTTACTATCCTCTTGAGGGCATGTCTGATGAGACACAACAGAAGCTGATTGATGATCATTTCCTTTTTGACAAACCTGTGTCCCCTTTGCTGACAGCTGCTAAAATGGATCGTGACTGGCCACAGGCTCGTGGAATTTGGCACAATGAGGATAAGAATTTCCTGGTGTGGGTGAACGAGGAAGATCACTCGCGTATGATTTCTATGGAAAGAAGCGGGAACATGAAACGTGTGTTCAAGAGGTTTTGCGAAGGCTTAGGTAAAGTTGAAGAGAACATCAAGAAGGCTGGTCATTCTTTTATGTGGAATGAACATCTCGGATTTGTACTTACCTGTCCCTCAAATCTTGGTACTGGGCTTCGTGCTGGTGTGCATGTCAAGGTTCCCCTGCTAAGTAAGGATGAGCGATTTGATAAGATCTTGAAAGCTATGCGTTTACAGAAAAGAGGAACTGGTGGAGTGGACACAGCTTCTACTGACGGAACATTTGATATATCAAACTCTGACAGATTGGGCTCATCAGAAGTTGAGCAAGTTCAGATGTTAATAGATGGAGTTGAGCTGTTGATCAAAATGGAGAAGGCGCTGGAAGGTAGGAAATCCATTGATGATTTGTTACCAGAGAGCATCAAACCAAGACCACCGGTCAAGTTGATGAATGACAACTACCCAGATCTGTCACAGCACAATAACTACATGTCAAAGGTTCTGACACGAGAAATGTATGATAAACTTTGGAAACTGAAGACAAAATCTGGATTTACATTAGACGATTGCATGCAGACTGGTGTGGACAACCCAGGACATCCTTTCATTATGACAGTGGGTTTGGTTGCTGGTGATGAGGAGTGCTACAGCCTGTTTGCCGATATGTTTGAACCGGTAATAAGCCTACGACATGGTGGCTATGGACGAGATGCTAAACATACCACAGATCTCAATCCTGATCACCTGGTTGGGGGCGACGATTTAGATCCAGATTTTGTGTTGTCATGCCGTGTACGAACTGGTCGTAGCATTAGAGGGTTAGGTCTGCCACCACACTGTACTCGTTCTGAAAGAGCAGAAGTTGAGAAGATCTTAGTGGATGCTCTTGGTGGACTTCCAAAGCCATTCAAGGGTAAATATTATCCTCTTTCTGGGATGACAGAAGCCGAACAACAACTGCTTATTGATGATCATTTCCTCTTTGATAAACCAGTCTCACCACTTCTGACATCTGCAAACATGGCACGTGATTGGCCACAGGCACGTGGAATCTGGCACAACACCGAAAAGAACTTCCTTGTTTGGATCAACGAAGAGGACCATTCTAGAGTAATCTCTATGGAGAAAGGTGGAAACATGAAGAGAGTCTTTACGAGGTTTTGCAATGGTCTGAACAAAGTTGAGAACAGTATCAAAAAGAAGGGTTACACATTCATGTGGAACGAACACCTTGGCTACGTTTTGACCTGTCCGTCTAATCTTGGAACGGGAATGAGAGCTGGCGTGCACGTGAAACTACCACTGCTTAGCAAACAAGAAAAGTTTAATGACATTCTTACTAAATTACGATTACAAAAGAGAGGAACAGGAGGCGTTGACACAGCATCAACAGATGGAACTTTTgatatttcaaataatgatCGTTTGGGAACTTCTGAGGTTCAGCAGATGCAAATGGTAGTGGACGGAGTAAAGAAATTGGTTGAACTAGAGAAGGCACTTATGAAGAATGAAAGCATTGATAGCCTTTTGCCATAA